The sequence GGACATCGCGGCGGCGATCACCATCGCGCAGGGCGGCGGCACCGACCGGGGCATACCGACGCGGGACGCCAAGCCGCGCGGCCCCAGCGGGATCGGTGGCCGGGTGTTCCTGCTCGCCTTCCTCGCGGGCGCGATCGGTACGCGCCTGACCTGGGACGAGCGGACGTTCGGCGCCAGCCTGCAGACCGGGCTGGCCTGTGCGCTCGCCGTGTTCGGCCTGGGCATAGCGGTCAGCTCGTTCCGTGGGCGTACGGGAGCGGGGACGATCTTCCTCGCGATCGTCACGGCGGGGCTGCTGGCGTGCTCGGCGGTGCTGCCGAAGGACATCACCACCCACTGGGAGCGAGTGGACTGGTCGCCGGCCACGGTGGCCGCCGTACAGGAGCAGTACGACCTCGGCACGGGCGTCGGCACGCTCGATCTCAGCCGGATCGACCTCGGCAGGGGCCGGACCGTGACGACGAACGCCGAGGTGGGCATGGGCCGGCTCAAGGTCGTCGTACCGAAGGACGCGACGGTGCGGCTGACCGTCGAAGTGGGCGTCGGCGACATCCAGTTGCCCGGTGACGACAAGCAGGACGTGGACGTGGCTCCCGGCAAGCACAAGGAACTGACACTCACGCCCGCGGACGGGAGCAAGGACGGCGGCACGCTCGACCTCACTCTCGAAGTCGGCGTCGGACAGGCGGAGATGGCCCGTGCTGCGTCATGAATTCAAGCCGGGGCGGCTGGTGGCGGGCTTCTTCCTCACCCTCACGGGCGGCGTCTACGCCGGTGACGCGGGCGGCCTCTGGGAGACCCCGTGGTTCGCGGTGATCCCCCTCGTCACGGGAGGTCTGTGCCTGGCGGCTGTGACGGGCAGCGTGTCCCACGGGATTCGGCGGCGCCACCGGCGCCGCGCGGTGCCCGCACACGACGGCACGGGCACCTCGGGCTGAGCACTGCCCCCACCCGGCTCGGGACCGGGCGGGTCGGTGACCTGCCCGGTAGGCGACGGGGGCCGGTGGCCTGTCCAGCAGGCGCGGCCGGTGCCTGCCCGGTGGGCGAAGCCGGGGCCCGCCCGCCTAGTAGGCGCCCGTCCTGCGCCTTCGGCGGGACCGGAGCATCGCGTCCACCGAGAACACGCCCGCTCCGGCGAGTACGAGGGGCAGCCAGGCCATCAGGTAGGGGAGGTCGTTGCCGTAGTAGTACGGGTCCGCGGCCCAGCTCATCGTGAGCCAGAGGCTGAGGGAGATCAGCGCCCCGCCGAACGCGGCGAGGCGGGCCAGCAGGCCGATCAGGGTGCCGATGCCCACCGCCAGCTCGCCGAAGGCGATGGCGTAGCCGAAGCCGACGGGGTTCTTGAGGGAGAGGTCGATGAGGGCGGGAATGGCCGACGAGTCACGGACCGCGCGCATCATGTCGCCGATCGAGCCCGCCCCGGAGTCGGACATGAACGCGCTGTCGGTGAGTTTGTCGATCCCCGCGTAGATGAAGGTGACGCCGAGGAAGACACGCAGGGGCAGCAGGGCGTACCGCGTGGCGGTGTCCCGCCAGTCGCCACCGCCGCCGTCGTCCGCGTATCCGGAGTGCGTGTCCATCCGCATGCCGTGAGCCATGAGCCCTCCGCCACCTCTCAACCGCCGAACGGTTCACCCCTCAACAAGACAATACGTACGGCGGCCGGTCCTCGCTCAAGGGCGGACCCACAAATTTTCACCACGTCCACCCGAACATCCCCTTTGATCCCCTGAAGGGCGGGAATTCCCTGCGTGCACGCGGTCCCGCGGGGAGGGGCCGGTCGGGTGGTCGTCCGGCGCGGAGGCCGGAGGCGGCCGTCAGTCCGTCACGTCGATCTCCACACGGTTCGTCTCCACACCCGCCGCGGTGACGACCTGTACCTCCACCCGCCCCGGCTCCACGTCCGCGGGCACCGGCACGGTGAGCACCGCGTCGGAGGGGTTGCTGAAACCGCCCGGCACCGGAACCAGCGGCACGTGCACGTGCACCGCGCCGATCCGCACCACCATCCGCGACAGCCGGTCCGCGCTCTGCGCGCCGGGCGGCACGAATCCGGCGCCCCGGATCTCGATGTCGTCGCCGGTCCTGATCGGCGCGTCCAGGTCGCCGGCCTCGCGCGAGCGGACGACCGAGAGGATCACCGGCCGGCCGCCCTCGGCGTACTTCGCGGCGACATAGGTGGCGGCCGAGATCAGAACCACCACGGCGAGCCCCCACGGCAGGTCCGGGAGCTGTTCGGGCCGCCGGGCCAGCCGTACCGCGGCGAACACGAGGGCGACGGCGCCCAGTACGGCGTACTGCGTGTCCGCGAAGCTGCCGCGTCCGGAGTCGTCGGTCAGCAGGTCGGCGGCGCGGGGCCGGTCGGCCCGTACCTTCTGCAGCCGCTGTCCGAGGACCCGCAGCCCCACCACCCGGCGCACCAGGACGGCGATCGCGCACACGACGGCGAGGACGGTCACGATGCCCGCGCCCCGGGCGAGTTCGAGCCCGGCGATCAGGGAGTCCCGCTCGGCGTGCGAGGACGCGCCGGCCAGCCGTCCCGCCAGCACCAGGACCGCGTAGACGACGAACAGCACCCAGCCGCCGGCCACCACACGGGAGGTGGAGAGCCGGTTGTCCTCACCGATGACCGGTGCCAGCACTCCGCCGCGCGCCCGGTGGAACCACGAGGCCACGGTCAGCAGAGCGGCCACGACGACCGCCGCGAGCAGTCCCGCGGTGCGCGCGGACGTCCAGCCCGCCCCGATGGCGGTGAGCGTCTGCACCAGCAGCAGGACGACCACAAGAGCCCATACGGTCATGACGGTTCGCCGCCACACGAGGCCGAGCCAGACCTCCCCCTCGGCCCGGCCGCGTTCGGCGACGAGGTCCGCGGACTGGGTCAGCTCGTCCGACACCCACTGCCGCGAGGCCCCCGCCGAGTACGCGACCGCGGCCGGCAGCCCGTGTCCCGACGCCAGTTCGTCCCGCTTGGAGAGGAACGCGGCGACGGCCCGCCGATGGCCCTCGCGTGCCCCGTGCGGACAGTCCCCGCAGGCGCAGCCGCCCTCGTGCCCGCCCCGACCGTGACCCCGGCCGGGGTCGAGCCCCGTGCCCTGTCCAGCCTCCTGCACCGCCACGCCCGTTGCCGCCTTCCGCACCGCTCCGTCGAATATCCATCGGCCGTACACCCGCCCACCGCACAACTGCGCAGCCGCACAACTGCCTTGTGACGACAGCGCATTGTGCCGTACCGCACACCCCTCGCGTCCGCCAGGTCCGGTCAGCGCGGGTGAACCCTCCACCCCCGTGTTGACCCGGCTGCGAGAATTCCCGTATGGCCGAGATCATCCAGCGCGACGGGACCTGGGCCTTCGACGGCAGCACGGTCCGGATCACCCCGGGGCTGCACCGTTCCGTGCCGCTGTTCCGGCAGACGTACGGAGAGATCGCCGTGCCCCTCGAAGCGGTCGCGGGCGTCGTCTACGAGCCCGAACGCAAGCGCGGCCGGCTGCGTCTGAGACTCCGGGAGGGCGCCGACCCGCTCCTCCAGGCGACCGGGGGCCGGCTGCCCGACGCGGCGGACCCGTACCGGCTGTCCGTGGACATCGACCGTTCGGGCGTCGCGGAGTACGTCGCCGAGGAGATCCGGCACGCCCTGCTCATCGAACAGATCCCCAAGGAACCGGCAAAGGCGTATCTCCTGCCCGGCCCGCCCGTGCCCGTCTCGGTCCGCTCCAGCGACGGCACGGTCTCCTTCGACGGAGCCAGGGTCCGTATCGACTGGAGCGACACCTCGGACCGGGTGAAGCGCGCGACGGGCCCGCGCATCATCGGCCTGCCCGATCTCGTACAGGTGGAGTGGCTGCCCAACTCCGGTTACGAGGACGGCTTCCTGCGGTTCGTGACGCACGACTCGGTGTTCTCCAAGCTGCCGCCGGAGAAGGACCCGTTCGCCCTCGACCTGTGGGGCAGCGCGCGCCGCGACCTGCTCACGGCCCTCGTCGCCACCGCGGTCATGGCCCGCCTCCCGCACCCGTCCGTCCGGGCCGCCGAGCCGGCGCGCGGGGATCCGCCCCGCCTCCTGGCCGCCGTCCAGGACTCCGTGGCGTCGTCCCGGCCGCAGACACCCCAGGCATCCCCGACAGCCCCGCAGGACCTCCACGACGTACTCCTGCGCCGGCTGCGTGAGCTGGGCGAACTGCACCGCGACGGCGTGCTCACCGACGAGGAGTTCGCGACGACGAAGGCGGCCGTGCTCCGCGACTTCTAGCGAGGCGACCGCCGGTTGGGGTGAAACGGCTCTCGGCACGGCAGGTCTCATGAGCGAACCGCATCAGAACGGCGGGCCGTCAGGACAGCAGATCCGGCTCGCTGCGGCTGATGTCCTGCCACAGCGGCTGGTAGTTGATCCACGCCACCAGGTCTCCGCCGGTCTGTTCCCGTGTCGCGACCGCCTGTTTGTGGTCGATCAGCACCGGCCGCCCCGCCGCGCACGCGGTCAGCTGCACCTGGCAGGACCGTTCCATCGACAGGAACCACCAGGCCGCCGCGTCCACCGAGTCGCCGACCGTCAGCAGTCCGTGGTTGCGCAGCACGAGCGCCTTGAACGAGCCGAGCGCGGTGGCGATCCGCCGCCCCTCCTCGGCGTCCACGGCGACCCCCGAGTACGCGTCGTACAGCGCGTGGTCCTCGTAGAACGCGCAGCTCTCCTGGGTGATCGGGTCGAGGAGCTCGCCGAGCGCGGACAGCGCGCGCCCGTGCACCGAGTGGCAGTGGGCGACCGCGACGACGTCGGGCCGGGCCGCGTGCACCTGGGCGTGCACGGTGAACGCGGCCTGGTTCACGTGATAGCGGCCCTCCAGCACCTGCCCGTCCTCGTTGGCCATCACCAGATCGCCGACGGTGACATGCTTGAAGGGCATCCCGAACGGGTTGACCCAGAAGCAGTCGCTGTACTCCGGGTCCCGCGCGGTGATGTGGCCGGAGACCCCGTCCTCGAACCCGAGGCGCCCGAAGAGCCGCAGCGCGCCCGCGAGACGTTCCTTGCGGTGCCGGCGCTCGTCGTCGAGCGACTCGTGCATGGGCGGCATCGCGAACCGCAGTCTGTCGGTGGGAAGGGGCAGGGGCGGCGTGGGCCCGTGCATATGTCCTCCAGCCCTGAGGGGCGGACTCCGTACGTGTTTACGGGCGGGAAGTTACCGGCGGTCAGCGCAGGAGAACAGAGGTGTCGAAGAAGAGAGTGCACAACCGTTGTACGAGATCGCCGGTCTGCCTGACCGGAGCCGTCACACTCGTCGGGCCCATGCGCCGACGCCCCTGGAGGAACCCCCCGTGCACAGCCTTCCCCACACGCTGCGCGGACCGCACGCCGCGACCGCATCACCGTTCCACCCGTGCCGCCCCTGCCGTCCCCGCCGCCCATGAAGAAGACCGAACGCCTCATCGCCGGCATGCTCAGACAGCTCGCCACGCGCGACGTGGTCGTCCTGGACGACCAGGGCGGATCCCCACGCCGCCTCGCCGCACTCACCTACATCGCCGTGCAGTACGGCTTCCGGTACGAGAGGTCGAGCAGGGTCGGCCAGGTCCTTCAGGTCCGGCTGGTCCGCGACCCCCGGCCCGAGGCCCGCGAGCGCGGTACGGCGGCTCTCAGCAGGCTCGCCGCGGGCCGCACCCCGGGTATGCGTCCGGGCACCCTGAAGCCCCTGCCGGACGTGGCGCCGACGGTGGATCTGCTCAAGGCCCGTATCGAGTTCGACGCCCTGGACGACGACCTCGACTGGCGCCGCAAGGCCGTCTTCATGACCGCCAGCGCGACCCTCATGGCGCTGCTGCTGATCCCCGCGGGCTGGACGGCCTCGCTCGCCGCGGGCGCCACGATGGCCGCGGTGTTCGCGGTCCTCCTGCGCCTGGAGATGATGCGGAAGGAGCGGCTGGCCCGGCGCCTGCGGTCGGCCGGCCGCAACTCCCGCAGGACCGGCCTGCGGAACTCGCTGCCGAAAAGGCGACACTAGATGTCGGGTATCGGCGCCACACTCGTCGTATGACTCGCACGACGTCGAACTGGGCGGCCTTCGTGGCCGCGGAGCGGGATCTCGCCGGGACCGTCGAGAAACGG is a genomic window of Streptomyces sp. NBC_00414 containing:
- a CDS encoding DoxX family protein — protein: MAHGMRMDTHSGYADDGGGGDWRDTATRYALLPLRVFLGVTFIYAGIDKLTDSAFMSDSGAGSIGDMMRAVRDSSAIPALIDLSLKNPVGFGYAIAFGELAVGIGTLIGLLARLAAFGGALISLSLWLTMSWAADPYYYGNDLPYLMAWLPLVLAGAGVFSVDAMLRSRRRRRTGAY
- a CDS encoding DUF4429 domain-containing protein, translated to MAEIIQRDGTWAFDGSTVRITPGLHRSVPLFRQTYGEIAVPLEAVAGVVYEPERKRGRLRLRLREGADPLLQATGGRLPDAADPYRLSVDIDRSGVAEYVAEEIRHALLIEQIPKEPAKAYLLPGPPVPVSVRSSDGTVSFDGARVRIDWSDTSDRVKRATGPRIIGLPDLVQVEWLPNSGYEDGFLRFVTHDSVFSKLPPEKDPFALDLWGSARRDLLTALVATAVMARLPHPSVRAAEPARGDPPRLLAAVQDSVASSRPQTPQASPTAPQDLHDVLLRRLRELGELHRDGVLTDEEFATTKAAVLRDF
- a CDS encoding class II aldolase/adducin family protein — its product is MHGPTPPLPLPTDRLRFAMPPMHESLDDERRHRKERLAGALRLFGRLGFEDGVSGHITARDPEYSDCFWVNPFGMPFKHVTVGDLVMANEDGQVLEGRYHVNQAAFTVHAQVHAARPDVVAVAHCHSVHGRALSALGELLDPITQESCAFYEDHALYDAYSGVAVDAEEGRRIATALGSFKALVLRNHGLLTVGDSVDAAAWWFLSMERSCQVQLTACAAGRPVLIDHKQAVATREQTGGDLVAWINYQPLWQDISRSEPDLLS